The Quercus lobata isolate SW786 chromosome 4, ValleyOak3.0 Primary Assembly, whole genome shotgun sequence genome segment CTATCACCTTACCCATTGTTGGCCGATCTTTTGCGTTCTTTAATAAACAGTTGTCTGCTAACTTGGCAATTTTCCGAGCTGCACTACTAGAAAACTTGCCTTCCAGTCTTGGGTCCATTATCAAGATGAACTTTTTACTGTCGGCAGGGAACTGTTTCACCCAATCCAAAAGTTTCTGCTCTCCACTTGGGCGGTTTCTTTCTAATGATCTCCTACCTGTAATTATCTCATATAATACAACACCAAAACTCCACACATCACTCTTACTTGTCAGATGACCAGTCTCAATGTATTCTGGGGCAGCATACCCGTATGTTCCAACCACCtgatcatcaaaaaaaaaaatttctaatgaGAACCACAACAATCTCCAATTACTTATTTCAATACGGAACCTTTCTTCTAAGCACGCATTCCTGACTTCACCATACAATATATTTGCAAGTTGTTCATGAAGATCCAATAAGCCTTTTAGTGCCTTCAAAATACATGTGAAATTTGTAAATTCTAACAAATCCAAAAGGCAAGATAGCTGTCTTAAAGTTATTATTATCCCAAACACACTTTGCTGGTCTTGCACTGTTCTTGAATTTTGTGGagttattttcaaattaatcaCAGAATTGTTAATCATTCCAGTTGTAAAAAGTTCTATAATTTACTTCTAATATTATCAAAGAGGGTCatattctatttttctcttttaccgATCTATTGTGTGCTTTGATATATTGGGGGAAAAAATCTATACAATGACTTTTATATGATTTGACACATTGAAGTGTAtaatatgtcatttttttttttttgtctttcaatAAACACATGCTTTAGATTCTTAGAATCCCAATATACAAATAGTTTACTGTTATAGATTTTTGAACCACAAAATTGTTACCAGTGATGCAACCTAAAATgctaatgaaaataaatgcacaCGACACTTACTGCTGTTGAAACATGGGATCGTCCAGCCATTGGTCCCTCCCTAGCAAGTCCAAAGTCTGAAAGCTTTGGTTTGAAATTCTCATCCAACAACACATTGGATGATTTAAAGTCTCGAAATATCACCTTCAGCATGAGCATAATGGAAGTTAGGCTAACAATGGTTACAGGCAAAGTTAAATCTAGAACATTACATGTAGTAGGTATTAGGTAGAAACTGATTGGGCACCAATGATGACCCCAGAAGAAATTATGTAattcttgttaattttttttataagtaacaaATTTTATTCGCAAAAAGAAACTACCTCAAGTACACAATATGTATACACAAGACTGGAAGGATTTCTTATTCACATGGTATGCAACTTTCTATGTATATAAGCTAAAGCTTAAAGTTTAACAAGAAAATAAggtaatattaatattattccaCTAAATTCCAAGAAGCTGCAGCACATAAGTGGAGGAAATCTGATGCCGGGTTAAAATGTTAGGGAGTTTAAACAACAAGTTCTGTTTTgcacaagaaaaaaatttgtttgtatttgtgtagaATAACAAAAACGTTAAATGATAATGTCTTAGAGAATAACCTGAACTTCCAATCCTTCATGCAGATAAGCTAATCCTTGAGCTGCTTCCAGTAATATCTGTAATCTGGTTTTCCAAGGAAGAGTTGGGTATGCCCTATTGAAAAGATGATTCTCTAAGCTTTTGTTCGGCATATATTCGTATACAAGTAATCGCTGGATCCCTCTCTCCTCATCCACAGCACAGTATCCTATGAGTTTGACAAGGTTTGGATGCTCCACAACGCCAAGAAATTGAACTTCTGCCACCCATTGTTTGTGGCCCTGTAATTTGAAACAGGAATTAGGAGATCAGTAAcctttcacaaaataaaaatccttaTATGATCACTGTTAAAACATAAAGGGAGTCATAAGAGCATGATAATGGAAAGAATAAGAAAGAGGAAGATATTTTATCAAGTTCAAACACAGATGGGCCCTTTTGAAGTGTGAATGGATGGCCAGATGGTTcgttttttctcttcttttccttccttcttttttgtttttgtttaagaaaagcccaaaacaaaagTAACAAGTAAATAAAGGTTAATGAAAACTATATATATCCATAAACTCTAGGAAGTCCACTGTAGAAACAGTATGAGAAGTCAAAGTTTGTTCATATAAagtcttcaaaaataaaaactatatcttgcttttctctctctctccaaaggCACCACATTATAAACAAAGAAACAACTTTCCAAATCTCCCCATTTGttctttttccaaataaacatgAAACCAAAGACCACAAATCCGGAGCCACTGCACAGTGTAGGAAAAGATGAGCTGCACATAAAGCATCAATCCATAACGATTAACCCTCACTGCCTTAGATTTTATGTAGTCAACCACAAGAAAAAAGGCATCCAAATGCTCTGCCAAGGAGAAGAATTCACTCTCCTCCTCTCCATGCCTACTGTTCACCTGGAAGCCCTGAGTTTTTGAATGGATCCATTCCAATTTATCTACCTCTCCACAACGTATCTACTTAGTGTATATCCCTTTGAATTTTTTCCAACCTTTCTGCCACTTCCATAGGCATTGGAAACAAAGATAAGCAATAATTTGGAAGACTCAATAACTCACTTTTGATTAGAGAGAGTCTCCCTCCTTTTGTTAAGTACAACTTCTTCCATCTAACCAATTTCTTGTTCACATTCTCTACATATGGAATCCCATATGTGCCTTGCCTGGTAATGAGTAGTATGATGGAGTTCCATCCATCCAGTTGGAATGGTTTGTTTGATTTCATCTCTGGTACCAAAGGAAAAAAGTTCTGTGGTTGCCGTATTTTATAAAAGTTTGAATCTCACTGAGATGCTCATTTATATAGCCAAAGGGTCTTCAGCCTCCAAATCGCTTGTGGAGGATCACAAAGGAAATTACCGCTCCTGATGGTAAATGGTCTCTATGAGATAATTGATTAGTCAAATGGCAAAGTTTTAATACAGATACTTGCAGTGCATATTAGTTAGCCATCCAATGGATAGTTTGGATTCCAGCACTGCACTGATTTGCATATATCACTGTTAATGCTACTTTTGTTTTTCCCATAGTGCAATTACTCAGCTAGTAAACATAACAACGGTATGGTCATAAAACAAAGCCAATGTATGAATTTTGTGGTTCATCAGATCAATTAAATGAAAACATATTAATAATATGCTATACCATACATGAAGGCTACTCAAATGTTCATAGAATCCTAGTGGTGGATCCTTCACTCTTTACACTGATCAATTGATAGCTGTACATGTACAGGGGTCCATAAATAGACATCCATTGGACCTCAGTAAACCTTCCTTTGGAAGATAATTGAGGCTTTGGTATATCAAGAAAGAGTGTTACTATGTTGAAAAGGAATCTCTGGTCTCTACTAACCTCAATAGAACAGAAGCCTTGATTGTTATGAGTTGAGCCTCTAAGTAAATGAGTATCCTCTGGGCCTCAGATTGACCAGTTCTATAAGAttctatacatatatatattcttttctttatacCATTCTTTCTGAGTTTACATGAAGGTGTTCTATAAATCCTTGGGTTTTAAACTGGAAGTACAACAGAAAGCTTTTAAATTACACATTTATAGGGACAATAAAGAACAATTACAGTGGCAATGACACTGGCTTTCCATCTGGACAACTTGCAAGGAGTGGCTTATTGGTAAGGGCCACATACAGTGACAAAGTACATCGTCTTACCCACTAGTACCCTTAGATCCATCTTATAATAAGATTGTTATGAAAAACAGGTGGGTACAGGAATgctaattgaaattatatttaatctCAAGGTTGATGAAAAGCTGCTGTTGCACCAAAAATTGCATAGACACTAGATCACTTTAACAATGATTTTGCAACAGGTGAAGTTGACAGTGAATTGTTTAAACACTCAAAACTTTAACAAAATAATGATGCTAGTGATGAACATGTCCAAGTCAGAAGTTACGCAATATTCTTCTCAATTAAGTAAAGAGAGTGGAAGAGAGAGGAAGGAGATGCTATGCATCAGGAAACTACTTAGCATCCGCACTATGGCTTAAATAGATAACACAACATGATAagaaaaaacaactaaaaaaaccCCTATGGATTTACATATAACTAAGTTAACAATTCAACATTATTCTatataacatttgatcatttat includes the following:
- the LOC115983485 gene encoding probable serine/threonine-protein kinase PBL19, coding for MKCFYYFKDKSRGRGQRSAPDLKEQTSDYSGSDQVTLSSCSAPSPRGIPQLYEEKAHNLRVFSYSDLRHATNNFSRLLKIGEGGFGSVYNGSIKPAEGNGDPIMVAIKKLNKDGLQGHKQWVAEVQFLGVVEHPNLVKLIGYCAVDEERGIQRLLVYEYMPNKSLENHLFNRAYPTLPWKTRLQILLEAAQGLAYLHEGLEVQVIFRDFKSSNVLLDENFKPKLSDFGLAREGPMAGRSHVSTAVVGTYGYAAPEYIETGHLTSKSDVWSFGVVLYEIITGRRSLERNRPSGEQKLLDWVKQFPADSKKFILIMDPRLEGKFSSSAARKIAKLADNCLLKNAKDRPTMGKVIERLEEIIQQSDEDNPSENGRKSFEDDDPSKTEQKKNQVGPAESWKRRMAHLANLGENVEGASRRRFMIMQRAEVP